CATGGCCTGCACCGCCAGCGCCATGTGCTGCAGGACTTCGCTCAGCGGCAGGCCATCGCCCGCGCGCAGGCGCGGGGCGAAGTCGTCGTGCGCGCCCAGGCCGGGCAGGGCAGCCAGCAGCGCCTCGGCGAAGTCCGTCCCCAGCCGGCCGCTGGGCCAGTCGCGCAGATCGCCCGGGTCCAGATCCAGCCGGATCACCGGCGCGTGCGCGTAGATCGAGGGCCCCAGATAGACCGCGCGGTCGACGATGCGCATGGGCCGGCTCATGTCGGCGCCCGCGCCAGCGTGCCGGGCGAGGCCGTGCGCGTGGCCAGGTTGTAGGTGGCCCCGGCCAGCAGCAGATGCATCTTCAGGCCGAGCATGCACACCGGGTCGCGCTCGCTGGCCTCGGCCATGGACGAGAATTCCAGTTCGCCCGCGTCGACCACCGTGACCGCGCCGGAGCCTTCCACTTCCAGCGTGTTGTCCGGGCCGATGAAGGCCGCGGTGTCCTCGTCCAGGCCGATGCCGATGGCGAAGGGGTTGTAGGCCAGCGCCGCCAGCAGCCGGCCCAGCCGGTCGCGCTGGCGGAAATGCTGGTCGATCACGAAGCGGTTGGTCAGCCCCAGGCCTGGCGCCAGGCGCACCGAATCGGCCTGCGGTGCGGCGCCTTCGCGGCCGAAGGCGATCATGTGCTCGGACAGGATCGCCGCCCCGGCGCTGGTGCCGCCGACCGGGATCCCGGCCGCGTTGCGCGCGCGGATCAGCTGCGCGGCCGGCGTGCCGCCCAGCAGCGTGGATAGCCGCAGCTGGTTGCCGCCGGTGAAGAAGATCGCGCTGGCCTGTTCGATCCGCGCCAGCCGCGTGCGGTCCTGGCCGTCGCGGCGCGTGCCGAAGTCCAGCACCTCCACCTGGCGCGCGCCGAGTTCGTCGAACAGCTGCTCGTAGCGCGGCCCGGCCTCGCGCGACTGGCTGGCCGTGGGGATCACCGCGATGCGCGCCGCCTTGCCCCCGGCCAGCGCCACGAAGCGGCGCAGGATGCGCGCATCGCGCCCCTTGTCCTCGGCCCCGCCGATCGGCACCAGCCAGCCCCGCGCCGCGCCTTCGGCCACCTTGCTCGGACACATGCCGCTGCCGCTCCCCGCCCGTTCAACCAGAGCTGGGAACGTAGCACGCGGACTGTGGCCGGGCTGTCCGCGCGGGCGACAGGCCACCGTGCTGCCGGGACCGGGCCTGGCTTTCGCCGCACGACCTCTGCGGCCATGACGCGGCACCTGCCGCCGTGAGCAGCGGCCCGCTGCCCGCGCCGAGCCGGTACAATCGCTCCCCGCGCATGGCCCCGTAGCTCAGCTGGATAGAGCGTCCCCCTCCTAAGGGGAAGGTCGCCCGTTCGAATCGGGCCGGGGTCACCATCGCGCAGCCATCGAACGTGGCGAAAATTTCGCCAGCATCGAGCCGGCCTTCGAAGTTGCGCGTGAAACCATGGAATGCCTGGTTTCACAGCGCTTGACAGGCTTGCGGTGCATGCGGTTCATTAGCCGCCCATGACGCACCTGCCCACCCCTGCCGTGATCGCCAGCGCACCCTGCGCAGGCTTCGTCGCGGGCGCGGCGGGCATCGGCACGATTACCACCACCACGATCACCCGGACCCGGGTGCTGGTGGCCGTGCAAGCGTAGGTTCTTCGCAAACACCGCCCCGCACCCGGATCAGGATGCGGGAGCCCCACATCCTGATGCGCGCGAGGCCTTCTTCCCACCCGAGGTCTCCATGTCGTCGCCCGCAGCATCCGCCCCACCGCTGAAAACCGTCGCCCACAAGTTCGGCGGCACCTCCGTGGCCGATGCCACGCGCTACCGCCACGTGGCCGACCTGCTGCTGGCGCGCGATGAGGACGAGCAGGTCACCGTGGTCTCGGCGATGAAGGGCGTGACCGATGCGCTGATCGACCTGGCCGGGCGTGCGGCCGGCAACCTGGCCGACTGGCGCGAGCGCTGGCACGAACTGCGCGCGCGCCACCGCGGCGCGGCGGTGGCGCTGCTGGGCGAGGACTCCGGGGCGACGGTGGAATGGCTGGACGGGCAGTTCGACACGCTGGCCGAGGTGCTGCAGGCGCTGTCGGTGATCGGCGAGCTGCCGCGCGAGGTGCTCGAGCGCGTGCAGGGCCTGGGCGAGGTGTATTCGGCGCGGCTGCTGGGCGACCACCTGCGCAGCCGCGGCCAGGACTGCGCGGTGCTCGACGCGCGCGAGGTGCTGGTGGTCGACCGCGGCGAGCTGGGCGTGGACGTGGACTGGGAGACCAGCGCCCAGCGCCTGGCGCAGTGGCGCGCCAGCCACCCGGCGCGGCGCGTGGTGGTGACCGGCTTCGTCGCGCGCGACCGCGCCAACCGCATCACCACGCTGGGCCGCAACGGCAGCGACTACTCCGGGGCGATCTTCGCCGCGCTGTTCGACGCCGCCGAGCTGCACATCTGGACCGACGTGGACGGTGTGCTCTCGGCCGATCCGCGCGTGGTGCCCGAGGCGGTGCAACTGGAATCGCTCAGCTACGACGAGGCCTGCGAGCTGGCGTACTTCGGCGCCAAGGTCGTGCATCCGCAGACCATGTCGCCGGCGATCGAGCGCGGCCTGCCGATCATCATCCGCAACACCTTCCAGCCCGAGCATCCGGGCACGCGCATCACCGCGCGCAAGGACGCGGCCGGACCGGTCAAGGGCCTGACGCTCTCGCCCGACCTGGCGGTGGTCAATCTGGAAGGCACCGGCCTGATCGGCGTGCCGGGCACGGCCGAGCGCGTGTTCTCGGCGCTGCGTGCCGAACGCGTGTCGGTGGTGATGATCTCGCAGGGCTCCTCGGAGCATTCGATCTGCTGCGTGGTCAAGTCGGTCGATGCCGCGCGTGCGCGCACCGCGCTGCTGACCGCCTTCGCCCACGAACTGGCGATCGGCCAGATCCAGCGCGTGCAGCTCACCGACGGGGTCAGCGTGCTGGCCGCGGTGGGCGATGGCATGGCCGGCCTGCCGGGCGTGGCGGCGCGGTTGTTCGAATCGCTGGGCCGCGCGCGGGTCAACATCCTGGCCATCGCCCAGGGCTCGTCGGAGCGCAACATCTCGGTGGCCATCGCCAGCAGCGATGCGACCAAGGCGCTGCGCGCGGCGCACGCCGGCTTCTGGCTGTCGCCGCAGACCTTCGCGGTCGGCGTGATCGGGCCGGGCCATGTCGGCGGCGCGCTGCTGGATCAGCTGCGCGCGGCGCAGCCGCAGCTGCTGGGCAAGGCCAATGTCGATCTGCGCCTGCGCGCGATCGCTTCCTCGCATCGCATGCTGCTGGCCGAACGCAGCATCGAGGACGACTGGCGCGGCGTCTTCGCCCAGGCGCGCGAGCCGCTGGACCTGGACCGCTTCACCGAACACCTGCTGGCCTCGCACCTGCCGCATACGGTGATCGTGGACTGCTCGGCCAGCCCGGCCGTGGCCGATCGCTACGCCGGCTGGCTGGCCGCCGGCATCCACGTGGTCACGCCGAACAAGCAGGCCGGCTCGGGCTCGCTGCAGCGCTTCGAGGCCATCGCCGAGGCCGCCGCCGCCAGCGGGGCGCGCTTCCGCTACGAGGCCACCGTGGGCGCCGGCCTGCCGGTGATCACCACGCTGCGCGACCTGGTGGATACCGGCGATGCGGTGACCAGCATCGAGGGCATCTTCTCCGGCACGCTGGCCTGGCTGTTCAACCGCTTCGACGGCAGCGTGCCGTTCTCCGAACTGGTCCGCCAGGCGCGGGCGATGGGCTATACCGAGCCGGATCCGCGCGACGACCTGTCCGGCACCGATGTCGGCCGCAAGCTGGTGATCCTGGCGCGCGAGGCCGGCCGCGCGCTGTCGCTGGAGGACGTGCGCATCGAGAGCCTGGTGCCGCTGGCGCTGCGCCAGGCCAGCGTGGACGACTTCATGGCGCGCCTGGACGAGGTGGACGCGGACTTCGCCCAGCGTCTGGCCGCCGCCAGGGCGGCCGGCAAGGTGCTGCGCTACGTCGCGCGCCTGGACCAGGACGGCGCCAGCGTCGGCCTGGTCGAACTGCCCGCCGACCACGCCTTCGCCAACCTGCGCCAGACCGACAACGTCGTGCAGTTCACCACGCGCCGCTACTGCGACAACCCGCTGATCGTGCAGGGCCCCGGCGCCGGCCCGGAAGTGACCGCGGCCGGCGTGTTCGCCGATGTGCTGCGCGTGGCGGCCGGGCAGGGGGCGCGCCTGTGAGGCGGGAGGCACGCGCGTTCTCGCCGGCC
The window above is part of the Pseudoxanthomonas sp. X-1 genome. Proteins encoded here:
- a CDS encoding cyanophycinase, which translates into the protein MCPSKVAEGAARGWLVPIGGAEDKGRDARILRRFVALAGGKAARIAVIPTASQSREAGPRYEQLFDELGARQVEVLDFGTRRDGQDRTRLARIEQASAIFFTGGNQLRLSTLLGGTPAAQLIRARNAAGIPVGGTSAGAAILSEHMIAFGREGAAPQADSVRLAPGLGLTNRFVIDQHFRQRDRLGRLLAALAYNPFAIGIGLDEDTAAFIGPDNTLEVEGSGAVTVVDAGELEFSSMAEASERDPVCMLGLKMHLLLAGATYNLATRTASPGTLARAPT
- the thrA gene encoding bifunctional aspartate kinase/homoserine dehydrogenase I, producing the protein MSSPAASAPPLKTVAHKFGGTSVADATRYRHVADLLLARDEDEQVTVVSAMKGVTDALIDLAGRAAGNLADWRERWHELRARHRGAAVALLGEDSGATVEWLDGQFDTLAEVLQALSVIGELPREVLERVQGLGEVYSARLLGDHLRSRGQDCAVLDAREVLVVDRGELGVDVDWETSAQRLAQWRASHPARRVVVTGFVARDRANRITTLGRNGSDYSGAIFAALFDAAELHIWTDVDGVLSADPRVVPEAVQLESLSYDEACELAYFGAKVVHPQTMSPAIERGLPIIIRNTFQPEHPGTRITARKDAAGPVKGLTLSPDLAVVNLEGTGLIGVPGTAERVFSALRAERVSVVMISQGSSEHSICCVVKSVDAARARTALLTAFAHELAIGQIQRVQLTDGVSVLAAVGDGMAGLPGVAARLFESLGRARVNILAIAQGSSERNISVAIASSDATKALRAAHAGFWLSPQTFAVGVIGPGHVGGALLDQLRAAQPQLLGKANVDLRLRAIASSHRMLLAERSIEDDWRGVFAQAREPLDLDRFTEHLLASHLPHTVIVDCSASPAVADRYAGWLAAGIHVVTPNKQAGSGSLQRFEAIAEAAAASGARFRYEATVGAGLPVITTLRDLVDTGDAVTSIEGIFSGTLAWLFNRFDGSVPFSELVRQARAMGYTEPDPRDDLSGTDVGRKLVILAREAGRALSLEDVRIESLVPLALRQASVDDFMARLDEVDADFAQRLAAARAAGKVLRYVARLDQDGASVGLVELPADHAFANLRQTDNVVQFTTRRYCDNPLIVQGPGAGPEVTAAGVFADVLRVAAGQGARL